One genomic region from Neisseria weaveri encodes:
- the ygiD gene encoding 4,5-DOPA-extradiol-dioxygenase has translation MNKTPALFLGHGSPMNVIEADNPFTRGFRQVAAQFPKPRAILMISAHWYGDALQVSGSAAPAMIYDFYGFPEELNQVQYPASGSPELTAEVQRLLAPEPVSVDMLRGFDHGTWGVLKHLYPEADIPVVQLSLNRNQPAEWHFALAQKLKPLREQGVLVIGSGNIVHNLRTISFTHIRQAGAAYEWAETFRRDINQAILNRDNETLIHYLRLGEAAALSVPTPEHYLPLLYIMALRDEEDEVKLFNDEIVGGSLSMTSVLIR, from the coding sequence ATGAACAAAACCCCCGCCCTATTTCTCGGCCACGGCAGCCCGATGAACGTTATCGAAGCGGATAATCCGTTTACCCGGGGCTTCAGGCAGGTTGCGGCGCAGTTTCCCAAGCCCCGCGCCATACTGATGATTTCCGCTCACTGGTACGGCGATGCTTTGCAAGTATCCGGCAGCGCGGCTCCGGCCATGATTTATGATTTTTACGGCTTTCCCGAAGAGCTGAACCAAGTGCAGTATCCTGCTTCGGGCAGCCCCGAACTTACCGCCGAAGTGCAGCGTTTGCTCGCGCCCGAACCGGTATCCGTCGATATGCTTCGGGGGTTCGACCACGGCACATGGGGTGTACTCAAGCATCTTTATCCCGAAGCCGACATTCCCGTCGTACAACTGAGCCTGAACCGAAATCAACCCGCCGAATGGCATTTCGCACTGGCGCAAAAGCTCAAGCCATTGCGCGAACAAGGCGTGTTGGTTATCGGCAGCGGCAATATCGTTCACAACCTGCGCACCATCAGCTTTACCCATATCCGCCAAGCGGGTGCGGCTTACGAATGGGCAGAAACCTTCCGCCGCGACATCAACCAAGCCATTTTGAATCGGGACAACGAAACCTTGATCCACTACTTGCGCTTGGGCGAGGCTGCCGCTTTATCTGTGCCCACGCCCGAACATTACCTGCCCCTGCTCTACATCATGGCGTTGCGCGATGAAGAAGATGAAGTCAAGCTGTTCAACGACGAGATTGTCGGCGGTTCGTTAAGCATGACTTCGGTGTTGATTCGATAA
- a CDS encoding MliC family protein, which yields MSIFKKLAPMALVLLASACVSLEGVEIGGLDNGASSGSSSNIGKFRCDNGYKVSVNHRSADHAVVSFSNGKDVFMVPTRRTRSASGDYFVNDENTLRWHEQGGTAVLTYPDSQYRTNKKLWDTVCRPR from the coding sequence ATGAGCATTTTCAAAAAGTTGGCTCCTATGGCTTTGGTTTTGCTGGCAAGCGCCTGCGTAAGCCTTGAGGGTGTTGAAATCGGCGGGCTGGATAACGGCGCGTCAAGCGGTTCTTCAAGCAATATCGGCAAGTTCCGTTGCGACAACGGCTATAAGGTTTCGGTCAACCACCGATCAGCCGATCATGCCGTGGTCAGCTTCAGCAACGGCAAGGATGTTTTTATGGTTCCTACCCGCCGCACCCGTTCTGCTTCAGGCGATTATTTTGTGAACGATGAAAACACCTTAAGATGGCATGAGCAAGGCGGTACGGCGGTGCTGACTTATCCTGACAGCCAATACCGAACGAATAAAAAACTGTGGGATACGGTTTGCCGCCCCCGTTAA
- a CDS encoding pirin family protein, whose product MNPQKLSAKTKDVGGIPVARLIPQAGRRTIGAWCFLDHAGPAEFNAFSDGLQIGLHPHTNLQTFTWMLEGELWHQDSLGHRQLIRPKQVNLMTAGTGDTHGIAHTEQTPEGVKNLHAVQLWIALPMNQDIKPDFQHYPELPEWEDNGVRYILTTGRYQGRTAPTAQHSPLLGVDIQCPNAAKLDIPANPSWEYGVLVIAGKVRINGETFGADELAFIAAGQAESFSLQAEAGSHFMLLGGELLPRPTLIWWNFVADSREALRRAIEDWNNGSARFGSEIDLNGTRLTRLPAPEMPGK is encoded by the coding sequence ATGAACCCTCAAAAATTAAGTGCCAAAACCAAAGACGTCGGCGGCATTCCCGTTGCCCGCCTGATACCGCAGGCAGGCCGCCGCACCATCGGCGCATGGTGTTTTCTCGACCATGCAGGCCCGGCCGAATTTAACGCTTTTTCAGACGGCCTCCAAATCGGTTTGCATCCGCATACCAACCTGCAAACCTTCACTTGGATGCTTGAAGGCGAATTATGGCACCAAGACAGCTTGGGCCACCGCCAGCTTATCCGCCCCAAACAAGTCAATTTGATGACGGCCGGCACGGGCGACACACACGGCATTGCCCATACCGAACAAACGCCCGAAGGCGTAAAAAATCTGCACGCCGTACAACTGTGGATTGCCTTGCCGATGAATCAAGACATCAAGCCCGATTTCCAACACTACCCCGAGCTGCCCGAATGGGAAGACAACGGCGTGCGCTACATCCTCACCACCGGCCGCTATCAAGGCCGCACCGCACCCACCGCCCAACACAGCCCCTTGCTCGGCGTGGACATCCAATGCCCGAACGCCGCAAAACTCGATATTCCGGCAAACCCGTCTTGGGAATACGGCGTATTGGTGATTGCAGGCAAAGTCCGCATCAACGGCGAAACATTCGGCGCGGACGAACTGGCCTTCATCGCCGCCGGCCAAGCCGAATCGTTTTCTTTGCAAGCCGAAGCGGGCAGCCACTTTATGCTGCTGGGCGGCGAACTGCTGCCGCGTCCCACTTTGATTTGGTGGAACTTCGTCGCCGACAGCCGCGAAGCCCTACGCCGCGCTATCGAAGATTGGAACAACGGCAGTGCGCGTTTCGGCTCCGAAATAGATCTAAACGGCACCCGCCTCACTCGCCTCCCTGCCCCTGAAATGCCGGGCAAATAG
- a CDS encoding IS5 family transposase, protein MSTFFQQTAQAMIAKHIDRFPLLKLEQVIDWQPIEHYLNHQRTRYLRDHRGRPAYPLLSMFKAILLGQWHSLSDPELEHSLITRIDFQLFCRFDDFCIPDHSTLCRFRNRLAQDNTLAELLDLINRQLTDKGLKVEKASVAIVDATIIQTAGGKQCQAIEVDDEGRVNSQTTPSKDSDARWVKKDGRFHPGYKQHTRTDAEGYIEKLHITAANAHECKHLLPLLEGLAKGTTVYADKGYDSMENRQHLEEHQLRDGIMCKSHRNRPLTEAQTKRNRHLSKTRYVVEQSFGTLHRKFRHARATYFGLSKVSAQSHLKAMCLNLLKAANRLRAPVAV, encoded by the coding sequence ATGAGCACCTTCTTTCAGCAAACCGCACAAGCCATGATTGCCAAACACATCGACCGCTTTCCTCTACTGAAGCTGGAGCAGGTGATTGATTGGCAACCGATCGAGCATTACCTCAACCATCAAAGAACCCGTTACCTTCGAGACCACCGCGGCCGTCCCGCCTATCCCCTGCTGTCCATGTTCAAAGCCATCCTGCTCGGCCAATGGCACAGCCTCTCCGACCCCGAACTCGAACACAGCCTCATCACCCGTATCGATTTCCAACTCTTCTGCCGCTTCGACGACTTTTGCATTCCCGACCACAGCACCCTTTGCCGTTTCCGCAACCGGCTGGCACAAGACAACACCTTGGCCGAATTACTGGATCTGATTAACCGCCAACTGACTGACAAGGGTTTAAAAGTAGAGAAAGCATCCGTCGCCATCGTTGACGCCACCATTATTCAGACGGCCGGCGGCAAACAGTGTCAGGCCATAGAAGTGGATGACGAAGGGCGGGTCAACAGCCAAACCACACCGAGTAAAGACAGCGATGCCCGTTGGGTAAAGAAAGACGGCCGCTTCCATCCGGGTTACAAACAACATACCCGTACCGATGCGGAAGGCTACATTGAGAAACTGCACATCACTGCCGCCAATGCCCATGAGTGCAAACACCTGCTGCCTTTGTTGGAAGGCCTAGCCAAAGGCACGACTGTCTATGCCGATAAAGGCTACGACAGTATGGAAAACCGGCAACATCTGGAAGAACATCAGTTGCGGGACGGCATCATGTGCAAATCCCACCGCAACCGGCCGCTGACGGAAGCGCAAACCAAACGTAACCGACACTTATCGAAAACCCGTTATGTGGTCGAACAAAGCTTTGGTACGCTGCACCGTAAATTCCGCCATGCCCGGGCAACTTATTTTGGTCTGAGCAAAGTGAGTGCGCAAAGCCATCTGAAGGCGATGTGTTTGAACCTGCTGAAAGCAGCCAACAGGCTACGTGCGCCTGTTGCCGTCTGA
- the cadR gene encoding Cd(II)/Pb(II)-responsive transcriptional regulator, whose amino-acid sequence MRIGQLAQLVGVETQTIRFYEQQGLLPPPDRQDNGYRVYTEKHGEGLAFIRRCRILGLSLAEIHELQSYQDDPHQPCTAVNALLDDHISHVRSQITALQALEKQLVSLRASCNDDREVEACGVLAGISEGNMHQQ is encoded by the coding sequence ATGCGCATTGGTCAGTTGGCGCAGTTGGTAGGGGTCGAAACACAGACGATCCGCTTCTATGAACAGCAGGGCTTGTTGCCGCCGCCTGATCGGCAGGACAACGGTTACCGTGTCTATACCGAGAAGCATGGTGAGGGGCTGGCCTTCATCCGTCGCTGCAGAATCCTAGGCCTGTCACTGGCTGAGATTCACGAACTACAGAGCTATCAGGATGACCCTCATCAGCCTTGTACCGCCGTCAACGCCTTGCTCGATGATCACATCTCTCATGTGCGGTCGCAGATAACCGCTCTGCAAGCGCTTGAGAAACAACTCGTTTCACTGAGAGCGAGTTGCAACGATGACCGGGAAGTTGAGGCGTGTGGGGTTCTTGCTGGAATTAGCGAAGGAAACATGCACCAGCAGTAG
- the lspA gene encoding signal peptidase II: protein MLIIGKKLSPYALLSISGLLAASDQAVKWLVQQSMAYGEYVSVTPFFNWVHLWNTGAVFSLFANGGGWQRYFFIGITVVVSIFLIKLILENRHKGEAIAYSLILGGAMGNLIDRVFRGYVVDSFDFYWRDWHWPAFNLADIAIVLGALLFVSSSLLGKKANTNAESDGSD, encoded by the coding sequence ATGCTCATTATTGGCAAAAAGCTCTCGCCGTATGCCCTATTGTCCATATCGGGCCTGCTGGCAGCGTCTGATCAGGCTGTAAAGTGGCTGGTGCAGCAATCAATGGCCTATGGCGAGTATGTTTCGGTGACCCCGTTCTTTAACTGGGTGCACCTATGGAACACCGGTGCCGTATTCAGTCTTTTTGCGAATGGTGGAGGCTGGCAGCGCTACTTTTTTATCGGAATCACGGTAGTGGTCTCGATTTTTCTGATCAAGCTGATCCTTGAAAATCGTCATAAAGGAGAAGCCATCGCTTACAGTCTTATCCTCGGTGGCGCCATGGGTAACCTGATTGACCGGGTCTTTCGCGGCTATGTTGTGGATTCCTTTGATTTCTATTGGCGAGACTGGCATTGGCCGGCCTTCAACCTGGCTGATATTGCAATTGTCCTCGGTGCCTTACTTTTCGTTTCCAGCAGCTTGTTGGGTAAAAAAGCAAACACCAATGCCGAGTCGGATGGATCTGACTGA
- a CDS encoding ISL3-like element ISPpu12 family transposase has protein sequence MTELPDNILHLPQYQVLGCKSTDDEMHFQVDVPDPIACEECGVQGEFVRFGKRDVPYRDLPIHGKRVTLWVVRRRYTCRACKTTFRPQLPEMVDGFRMTLRLHEYVEKESFNHPYTFVAAQTGLDEKTVRDIFNARAEFLGRWHRFETPRILGIDELYLNKRYRCILTNIEERTLLDLLATRRQDVVTNYLMKLKDRQKVEIVSMDMWNPYRAAVKAVLPQARIVVDKFHVVRMVNDALERVRKGLRKELKPSQSRTLKGDRKILLKRAHEVSDRERLIMETWTGAFPQLLAAYEHKERFYGIWDATTRLQAEAALDEWIATIPKGQKEVWSDLVRAVGNWREETMTYFETDMPVTNAYTESINRLAKDKNREGRGYSFEVMRARMLYTTKHKKKAPTAKVSPFYKKTIGYGLPDFAEELNYGVDLSTI, from the coding sequence ATGACCGAACTTCCCGACAACATCCTTCACCTGCCGCAATACCAAGTACTGGGCTGCAAATCAACCGACGACGAAATGCACTTCCAGGTGGACGTGCCCGATCCCATCGCCTGCGAGGAATGCGGCGTGCAGGGTGAGTTCGTACGGTTCGGCAAGCGTGACGTTCCCTATCGTGATCTGCCCATCCACGGCAAACGGGTCACTCTCTGGGTGGTCCGCCGCCGATACACCTGCCGGGCCTGCAAGACAACATTCAGGCCCCAGCTACCGGAGATGGTGGACGGATTCCGTATGACACTGCGGCTGCATGAGTACGTGGAGAAGGAATCCTTCAACCACCCCTACACCTTTGTGGCGGCACAGACCGGCCTGGACGAGAAGACGGTGCGCGACATCTTCAACGCCCGCGCCGAGTTCCTGGGGCGCTGGCACCGCTTCGAGACGCCCCGCATCCTGGGCATTGACGAGCTATACCTGAACAAGCGCTACCGCTGCATTCTGACCAACATTGAGGAGCGAACCCTGCTCGACCTGCTGGCCACCCGCCGCCAGGACGTGGTGACCAACTACCTGATGAAGCTGAAAGACCGGCAGAAGGTCGAGATCGTCAGCATGGACATGTGGAACCCCTACCGGGCAGCGGTCAAGGCTGTGCTGCCCCAGGCCCGTATCGTGGTCGATAAGTTCCATGTGGTGCGCATGGTCAACGATGCCCTAGAGAGAGTGCGCAAGGGCCTCAGAAAGGAGCTGAAACCGTCCCAGAGCCGGACTCTCAAGGGAGACCGGAAAATCCTGCTGAAACGCGCTCACGAAGTCTCAGACCGGGAGCGCCTCATCATGGAGACCTGGACAGGCGCGTTCCCGCAACTGCTGGCCGCCTACGAGCACAAGGAGCGCTTCTACGGCATCTGGGACGCCACCACACGGCTCCAGGCAGAAGCCGCCCTGGACGAGTGGATAGCCACCATCCCGAAGGGCCAAAAGGAAGTCTGGAGCGATCTGGTCAGGGCAGTGGGAAACTGGCGCGAAGAGACCATGACCTACTTCGAGACGGACATGCCCGTCACCAACGCTTACACGGAGTCCATCAACCGACTGGCCAAGGACAAGAACCGTGAAGGGCGCGGTTACTCCTTCGAGGTGATGCGGGCACGAATGCTCTACACCACGAAGCACAAGAAGAAGGCACCGACTGCGAAGGTCTCTCCTTTCTACAAGAAAACCATCGGTTACGGACTGCCGGACTTCGCAGAGGAACTCAACTACGGAGTCGATCTATCAACCATCTGA
- a CDS encoding GNAT family N-acetyltransferase — MNVSIRPLTPENAEAWQILWQEYLACCQTELAAGVTVHTWQQIVRSRNIKGLAAFDRQGRMLGFAHIVLHPNTWHTTDCCCLEDLFVGSTYRRLGIARLLIEAVYRLAEQQNCNRVYWVTAQDNHAAQALYRQVARPTGMIQYRKDF; from the coding sequence ATGAACGTCTCCATCCGCCCGCTTACTCCAGAAAACGCCGAAGCATGGCAAATACTGTGGCAGGAATATTTGGCTTGCTGTCAAACCGAGTTGGCCGCCGGCGTTACCGTGCATACATGGCAGCAGATTGTCCGCAGCCGCAACATCAAAGGCTTGGCCGCGTTTGACCGACAAGGGCGGATGTTGGGTTTCGCCCACATTGTTCTGCACCCCAACACTTGGCACACCACCGATTGCTGCTGTCTCGAAGATTTGTTTGTCGGCAGCACATACCGCCGACTCGGCATCGCCCGGCTGCTGATCGAAGCAGTTTACCGTCTGGCGGAACAACAAAACTGCAACCGCGTCTATTGGGTAACGGCTCAAGACAATCACGCCGCCCAAGCCCTGTACCGGCAAGTAGCGCGTCCGACCGGCATGATCCAATACCGCAAGGATTTTTAA
- a CDS encoding cation diffusion facilitator family transporter, which yields MPSHRHHAHHNNLRTLAVSFGLIGGFMLVEFIGGLWSNSLALLSDAGHMLSDAASLLLALLAVAWGRKNSTARHTFGFKRLEILAALFNGLTLLAIAAYICYEAVSRLMSPQSVASTEMLVIAAIGLGINLFVAWYMHRGGDIEHNLNMKAAYLHVLGDLLGSLAAITAALLIMAFGWLWADPLTSLIVAVLIVRGGWSTARQAWHILMEASPEIDLEAVLALLKSDHRVQSVHDVHLWSIASGIHALSCHLVVDGSLTVAEITDLQHVLEHKLHTLGIHHTSIQIESTAHGHDESILCRPQAENRHHHH from the coding sequence ATGCCTTCCCACCGACACCACGCCCACCACAACAACCTGCGCACGCTGGCGGTCAGCTTCGGCCTGATCGGCGGATTTATGTTGGTGGAATTTATCGGCGGTTTATGGTCGAACAGCTTGGCCTTACTCTCCGACGCCGGGCATATGCTCAGCGACGCCGCTTCGCTGCTGCTGGCCTTACTGGCCGTTGCTTGGGGCAGAAAAAACAGCACCGCACGGCACACATTCGGCTTTAAGCGGCTGGAAATTCTGGCCGCCCTGTTCAACGGCCTGACCCTGCTCGCCATCGCCGCCTACATCTGCTACGAAGCCGTTTCCCGACTCATGTCGCCCCAGAGCGTCGCCTCAACCGAAATGCTGGTCATCGCCGCCATCGGCTTGGGCATTAATCTATTTGTTGCTTGGTATATGCACCGCGGCGGCGATATCGAACACAACCTGAATATGAAAGCGGCCTACCTGCATGTGCTGGGCGACTTACTCGGCTCGCTCGCCGCCATAACCGCCGCCCTGCTGATCATGGCTTTCGGCTGGCTTTGGGCCGACCCGCTAACCAGCCTGATCGTGGCCGTTTTGATTGTACGCGGCGGCTGGTCTACCGCCCGGCAAGCCTGGCATATCTTGATGGAGGCCAGCCCCGAAATCGATTTGGAAGCAGTATTGGCGCTGTTGAAATCCGACCACCGCGTCCAATCCGTACACGACGTACATCTCTGGAGCATCGCCAGCGGCATCCATGCCCTATCCTGCCATTTGGTCGTTGACGGCAGTTTGACTGTCGCGGAAATCACCGATTTGCAGCACGTACTCGAACACAAACTGCACACACTCGGCATCCACCACACCAGCATACAAATCGAAAGCACGGCACACGGACACGACGAAAGCATCTTATGCCGCCCCCAAGCCGAAAACCGTCACCATCACCATTAA
- a CDS encoding DUF924 family protein, whose amino-acid sequence MMSPKDVLDFWFDEANQPYWFQKSDEFDAKIRSRFYPLWQQAVYSELDGWRETLHGCLAEIIVLDQFSRNLHRNSPLAFAQDNMAVALAQEAVRQSGFADMQPSERHFMLMPLMHSESRAIHAQAEKLFAEYTTPYALDFEIKHKVIIDRFGRYPHRNEVLGRESSTEEQAFLQQPGSSF is encoded by the coding sequence ATGATGAGTCCGAAAGATGTTTTGGATTTTTGGTTTGACGAAGCCAACCAACCGTATTGGTTTCAAAAAAGCGATGAATTCGATGCAAAGATCCGCAGCCGTTTCTACCCGCTTTGGCAACAGGCCGTATATTCGGAGCTGGACGGCTGGCGTGAAACGCTGCACGGCTGCTTGGCGGAAATTATCGTACTTGATCAGTTTTCACGCAATTTACACCGCAACAGCCCGCTGGCTTTCGCGCAAGACAATATGGCGGTGGCCTTGGCTCAGGAAGCCGTGCGCCAAAGCGGCTTTGCCGATATGCAACCGTCCGAACGCCACTTTATGCTGATGCCGCTGATGCACAGCGAAAGCCGTGCCATTCATGCGCAGGCGGAAAAGCTGTTTGCCGAATACACCACGCCTTATGCTTTGGACTTTGAAATCAAGCATAAAGTCATCATCGACCGTTTCGGACGTTATCCGCACCGCAACGAAGTGCTGGGGCGTGAAAGCAGCACGGAAGAACAGGCATTTCTGCAGCAGCCGGGATCATCGTTTTAA
- a CDS encoding DMT family transporter: protein MSWVYLITAGLLEIGWPLGLKLAQQEGYRWHGLLLAVAFMAASGFCLFLAQKNIPMGTAYAVWTGIGAAGAFLVGVVFFNDAATFGRWLGALLIISGVVVMKLSST from the coding sequence ATGAGTTGGGTATATCTGATTACGGCAGGCTTGTTGGAAATCGGCTGGCCGTTGGGCTTGAAGCTTGCACAGCAGGAAGGTTACCGTTGGCACGGCCTGTTGCTGGCTGTTGCGTTTATGGCGGCAAGCGGTTTCTGCCTGTTTTTGGCACAAAAAAACATACCCATGGGCACGGCTTATGCCGTTTGGACGGGCATAGGGGCGGCCGGCGCGTTTTTGGTGGGTGTGGTGTTTTTCAACGACGCCGCCACTTTCGGCCGTTGGTTGGGCGCATTGCTGATTATTTCCGGCGTGGTGGTGATGAAATTAAGCAGTACATAA
- the prfA gene encoding peptide chain release factor 1 — translation MKPSILEKLQQLADRLEEVTHLLGSPEATDDMDNYRKLTREHSEITPVVETFQKYRQAQNDLAEAQEMLADPEMKDFAAEEIEAANEKIEMLDGELQKLLLPKDADDDKNIFIEVRAGTGGDEAALFAGDLLRMYSRFAERNRWQVEIVSANESDLGGYKEVIARIVGLGAYSQLKFESGGHRVQRVPATESQGRIHTSACTVAVMPEADELEEIQLNPADLRIDTFRASGAGGQHINKTDSAVRITHLPTGMVVECQDGRSQHSNKAQAMKVLAARLNDAQKREAQAKEAAERKSLIGSGDRSERIRTYNYPQGRVTDHRINLTLHKLDFIMDGDLDELTGALIAEHQAELLANMGD, via the coding sequence ATGAAACCGTCTATTTTAGAAAAATTACAGCAGTTGGCCGACCGATTGGAAGAAGTGACCCATTTGCTGGGTTCTCCCGAAGCAACCGACGATATGGACAATTACCGCAAATTAACGCGGGAACACTCGGAAATCACGCCCGTTGTAGAGACCTTCCAAAAATACCGCCAGGCGCAAAACGATTTGGCGGAAGCGCAGGAAATGCTTGCCGATCCCGAAATGAAAGATTTTGCGGCGGAAGAAATCGAAGCGGCCAACGAAAAAATCGAAATGTTGGACGGTGAATTGCAGAAACTGCTGTTGCCCAAAGATGCCGACGACGATAAAAACATCTTCATTGAAGTCCGCGCAGGCACCGGCGGTGATGAAGCCGCGCTGTTTGCCGGCGACTTATTGAGGATGTACAGCCGCTTTGCCGAACGCAACCGCTGGCAGGTCGAAATCGTATCCGCCAACGAAAGCGATTTGGGCGGCTATAAAGAAGTGATTGCGCGTATCGTCGGCTTGGGTGCATACAGCCAGCTGAAGTTTGAATCGGGCGGCCACCGCGTACAACGCGTTCCCGCCACAGAAAGCCAAGGGCGCATCCACACTTCGGCCTGTACCGTAGCCGTGATGCCCGAAGCCGACGAATTGGAAGAAATCCAGCTCAATCCTGCCGATTTGCGCATCGATACCTTCCGCGCATCCGGTGCCGGCGGCCAGCACATCAACAAAACGGATTCTGCCGTGCGCATTACCCACCTGCCGACCGGCATGGTGGTGGAATGCCAAGACGGGCGCTCACAGCACAGCAACAAAGCGCAAGCCATGAAAGTATTGGCCGCGCGTTTGAATGATGCGCAAAAACGCGAAGCTCAAGCCAAAGAAGCGGCTGAACGTAAAAGCCTCATCGGCAGCGGCGACCGCAGTGAACGTATCCGCACATACAACTATCCGCAAGGCCGCGTTACCGACCACCGCATCAATTTAACCCTGCACAAGCTTGATTTCATTATGGACGGCGATTTGGACGAGCTGACCGGCGCCTTGATTGCCGAACATCAGGCCGAGCTGTTGGCCAATATGGGCGATTGA
- a CDS encoding YbaB/EbfC family nucleoid-associated protein, whose translation MFGKAGLGGLMKQAQQMQENMKKAQAKLAETEVNGEAGNGLVKVTMTCNHVVRKIDISEDLIKEAADDKEMLEDLVLAAINDAGNKAEETTNKTMGAFTQGLPAGMGDFFR comes from the coding sequence ATGTTCGGAAAAGCCGGATTAGGCGGCCTGATGAAGCAGGCTCAACAAATGCAGGAAAACATGAAAAAAGCACAAGCCAAGCTGGCTGAAACCGAAGTGAACGGCGAAGCAGGCAACGGCTTGGTTAAAGTAACCATGACCTGCAACCATGTTGTCCGCAAAATCGACATCAGCGAAGATTTGATCAAAGAAGCGGCCGACGACAAAGAAATGCTCGAAGATTTGGTGCTGGCCGCCATCAACGACGCAGGCAATAAAGCCGAAGAAACCACCAACAAAACCATGGGCGCGTTCACCCAAGGCCTGCCTGCCGGAATGGGCGACTTTTTCCGTTAA